Within Thermus sp. CCB_US3_UF1, the genomic segment GGCGGTTGTCCAGGGCCTTGTACTCCAGGATGTGCCCCACCCAGCCGGAGATGCGGGCCACGGCGAAGATGGGGGTGAAGAACTCCAGGCCGAAGCCCAGGTCGGAGTAGACCACCCCGGAGTAGAAGTCCACGTTGGGGTAGATGCCCCGGGGGTTCAGGACCTTCCCCGCCTCCTCCTCCACGATCTTAAGGATCTGGTACTCGGTGGAGTGGCCGTGGGTTTCCGCCACCCGCCGGGCCAGCTTTTCCAGGACGCCCGCCCGGGGGTCAAAGGCCTTGTAGACCCGGTGGCCCATCCCCATAATGCGCTCCTTCTTGGCCAGCTTCTCCCGCACCCAGTCCCGGGCCCTCTCCGGGGTACCGATCTCCCGGATCATCTTCATCACCGCCTCGTTGGCCCCGCCGTGCCGGGGCCCCTTGAGGGAGGCCACGGCGGCGGTGATGGCGGAGTAGAGGTCGCTCTCGGTGGAAAAGGCGGCGATGGCGGTGAAGGTGCTGGCGTTAAAGCCGTGCTCGGCGTGGAGGATGAGGGCCGCATCCATGAGGCGCTCCTGCTCCGGGGAGGGCTCCTGGCCGCTGGCCATGTAGAGGAAGTTGGCCGCGTGGGAGAGGTCTTCGCGGGGCGGAATGGGCTCCTTCCCCTCGCGGAGGCGCTTGTTGGCGGCCACGATGGTGGCG encodes:
- a CDS encoding citrate synthase/methylcitrate synthase; this translates as MEVARGLEGVLFTESRMCFIDGEAGRLYYYGIPIQELAEKSTFEETTFLLLHGRLPKGEELETFQRELARRRALPPHLLESFRRYPVTAHPMSFLRTAVSELGMLDPKEAEISQEALYEKGLDLIAKFATIVAANKRLREGKEPIPPREDLSHAANFLYMASGQEPSPEQERLMDAALILHAEHGFNASTFTAIAAFSTESDLYSAITAAVASLKGPRHGGANEAVMKMIREIGTPERARDWVREKLAKKERIMGMGHRVYKAFDPRAGVLEKLARRVAETHGHSTEYQILKIVEEEAGKVLNPRGIYPNVDFYSGVVYSDLGFGLEFFTPIFAVARISGWVGHILEYKALDNRLLRPDAKYIGELDRPYVPLEARA